A region from the Chloroflexia bacterium SDU3-3 genome encodes:
- a CDS encoding helix-turn-helix domain-containing protein gives MFSSKYALTCSRSTYTIGSISRVLRRYGVGRIISKVKQARLAYQVRLGRTVSIQEVADQLGVTRAYLSNIENGKAWPNEPTLTGLCNIYGISVGELLVYQEDERETRIAS, from the coding sequence ATGTTCTCCAGTAAATACGCATTGACATGTTCCAGATCCACCTATACAATAGGCTCTATTAGTCGTGTCTTGAGGAGATATGGCGTGGGAAGAATCATTTCCAAAGTGAAACAGGCGCGCTTAGCCTACCAAGTGCGACTTGGCCGCACCGTATCGATCCAAGAGGTCGCGGATCAACTCGGTGTCACACGCGCCTATCTCAGTAACATTGAGAATGGCAAAGCGTGGCCAAATGAGCCAACCTTGACCGGGCTCTGCAACATCTATGGTATTAGCGTCGGGGAACTTCTGGTCTACCAAGAAGATGAACGAGAAACTCGAATAGCCTCATAA